Part of the Sphingobacterium sp. LZ7M1 genome, CTTCTGGTGAAGCTTGCTTGATAAACTCATAGGAAGGCCTATAGCCATCTTTGAACAACAGAAGGTCTTGTCGCTCCATTGGAATCAGTGAAAGGATGACATCGTTTGTAAACACGCGGTCTACATTTCGTTGTTCTCGCTCTATTTCCAAGATATCTATCGATGCCCTTGCCTGTTTGGCTTCCTTGCCAAATAATCGGGAAGGGGATATCCTCAAACCTCCACGGGTTGTGCTGGTTTCAACAGCTTTACTGTTGTTCTTGGCCCTTTCGATTTCTCTGGTCAATCGGCTGTCCGTAATCTTAGAAACAACAACTTCATCAATCGTAATGGTGCTTTTGTCGTTTACTAAATAGATACGGGTAATTCCTTCCTGATAGATAAATGCAGTATCTCGGTCATAACCTTGGGCGGTTAGACTTAAATAATCACTCATCTTTCCAGGGATTGTGAAATTCCCCTGTAGGTCGGTCTTTACTTGATCGTTTGTTCGCAGGTTCTTGATCAGTACATCAGGCAATTTCTTGCTGGTTTCCAGATCATATACTATTCCTTTGATCTCTTGTGCAAATGAAATGGTTATGTTGCCCAAAAGTAACATAACCAATAGCAATAAATTTTTGTGAATCTTCATATATTATTTTGATGTCCAGTTATTGTTCTCTGGATTGATATCCGGATAAACATTGTCTGGATCTATTTTAACGCTAGTAAGCTTCTCGGTAGTATCTAAAACAAACTTCCAAGAGGTATTTCTTTCCCAAACTTCAACTGGTAATTTCTTTCTCACTTTTTTACCACTTGCTGTTGTTGCTTCAACCACAACGGGCATCGCCATTTTTTGAAGGTTTTCGATCGTGATCACGGAACCTTTAGCTGGATCTAAATCTACGTAGCTTACATCGCTAATCGCTTGATCTAAAGACCAATTGTTCAAGAACCAACCTCTCCAGAACCAATTTAAATTTTCTCCGGTTTCATTTTCAATGGTACGGAAGAAATCATTTGGTGTCGGGTGTTTGTAAGCCCAATAGTCGATGTATTTTCTGAAGGCAGCGTCAAATCTTTCAGGACCTAAAACCTCATCTCTCAAGATCCTAAGCGCAAATCCCGGTTTATAATAAGCCAATAAGCCAATGTTTCTTTCTTTCATGCCCTGTGGACTGGTGAAAATTGGCTCTAGGTTTGGATGCATTAACGCTTTCGCCATGGCATTTCTATCGCCCATCCTGCGGAAATATTCGCCGTTGTTGAAGGCCTCTGTGGAAAGGTCATTGATAAAAGTGTTGAAACCTTCATCCATCCAGGCATATAGGCGTTCATTCGAACCTACGATCATTGGGAACCAAATATGGCCAAATTCATGGTCAGTTACTCCCCAAAGGCTTCCTGCTTTAGCTTTACTACCACAGAACACAATTGCAGGATATTCCATACCCCCAACATTGGATGCTACATTCACGGCAACTGGATATGGGTAATTATGCCATTTCTTTGAATAATATTCTATGGAAGCTTTGGTATATTCTGTAGATCTTTCCCATGCATTTCCACCATTGCTCTCTTTTGGATAAGCAGATAGCGCCAGTGCTTTTTTGCCATCTTGCAGGTTAATCTGTGCTCCATCGATGATAAATGCCTTAGAGGAAGCCCAAGCTACATCTCTTGCATTTTCCAATCTATATTTCCAGGTCAATGTGCTTTTGTTTGGCCTAGAATTTTTATTCGTCACTTCATCTTGAGAACGGATAATGACGGTTTTATCACTTGATTTTGCTTTGTTGTATCTTTCCAGCTGTTCTTTGGTCCATACCTCTTGTGGGTTCAATAATTCACCACCAAGTACAACGATGTGGTTTGCAGGAGCAGTTACCTCCACATTGAAATCTCCATATTCAAGGTAAAACTCACCTGGACCAGAGTATGGTAAAGTATTCCAGCCAGTTACGTCATCATAAACAGATACTTTAGGGTACCATTGTGCAATAGCATAAATATCTCCGTTTTCCGTAGGAAGGATACCGGTACGGTCAGCGCCATACTGAGGGACGATATAGGAGAAATCCATGCTGATTTCTGTTTTTCCGCCGTTAGCTGCCAATGGAGTAGGAAGGTCGATTCGCATGCGGGTATCGTCGATGCTGTACTTTACATCAGCCTTACCACCGCCTGAAACATTGGAAATCGTATATCCACCATTGAAATCGGATCCTGCGTCACCATAGCGACTGTTTGTCAATGGGACCACGGCTTGACCGATGGATTTTTGATTGAACAGGTTTTGTTCCAATTGCAACCAGATGAAATCCAATTGGTCGGGGCTATTATTTGTATAATGGATTTTTACAGTTCCTTTTACCTCATGGGTCTTATCGTCCAAGCTTACTTTGATATCATAACTTGCCGCATTCTGCCAATAAAGTTGGCCTGGTTTCCCCGAAGCAGAACGATAAACATTTCCATTCTGTGTATAAAAACCAGGTTTAAAAGCCTCTTTGTAATCGTATTTACTCTCGACTTTTTGTGCAAAACTGCTTTGTAAAATACCAGCTTGGGCCAATAGGAGGCCTAAGGATATCTTAATAATAGATTTATTCATGCGTGTTTATAATTTAGATTTGTATTCGTCTTCATCAAAACCTAATAAAATACCCTTTGGACTTTCGATCAAGGGTCTTTTTATCATACTATTGTTACCAAGAAGGACTGCATTTGCACTCTTTGCATCCTTAACGGCAGCCTGTTCTTCAGGGCTCAGCTTTCTCCAGGTTGTTCCTTTTTTATTCACTAATTGTTCCCAAGAAACTTCTTTTTCCCATTCTTCAAGTTTGTTTAAGGTTGCCGGTTCTTTCTTATAGTCGTGAAAAACATACTCTTTATGGTTCTCATTTAACCAATCTATTGCCTTTTTTACTGTATTACAATTTTTAATTCCGTAGACCTGAAGCATAGCTATTATAATATTAGAAAGTTATATTCAGCTAAAGATATTAATAAAATCTTTAATAGCTACGGAAGGAGGGTATGGAGGATACCTAAAAAGTTCATAGTGTATTTTTTACACTATATTCTTTGAACTCACAAAAAAACTTTATCTTTATTGGTATTAATAAAATTTAGAAAATATACTATGAGCCTAAAAGATTTCAAAGGAGTTTTAACTGGAGATCAAGTTCAAGAGCTTTTTGAAAAAGCAAAAGAGCATAAATTTGCATTACCTGCAGTAAACATTATCGGTACAGATTCTATCAATGCTGTTATGGAAACGGCTAAGAAAGTTAATTCACCTGTGATCATTCAATTGTCAAACGGTGGAGCACAGTTCTACGCTGGGAAATCCCTGAATAATGATAATTTACAAGCATGTATTCTAGGAGCTGTTTCAGCTGCTCAACACGTACATTTATTAGCAGAGCACTATGGTGTTGCCGTTATTTTGCACACTGACCATGCTGCCAAAAAATTATTGCCTTGGATTGATGGATTGTTGGACGCTGGTGAGAAATTCTTTGCTCAACATGGCAAGCCATTGTTTTCATCTCATATGTTGGACCTTTCTGAGGAGCCTTTGGAAGAGAACATCGAAATCTCTAAAAAATATCTAGAGCGCATGAAACCACTTGGTATGACTATCGAAATTGAATTAGGCGTTACTGGTGGTGAAGAGGACGGAGTGGATAACTCTGACGTTGATAGCTCAAAACTATATACTCAACCAGAAGAGGTTGCTTATGCTTTTGAAGAGCTTTCTAAAGTTTCTGATAAATTCACGGTAGCTGCTGCATTTGGTAATGTACATGGTGTTTATAAGCCAGGAAACGTGAAGTTACAACCTGTTATCTTACATAACTCTCAAGAATACATCCGTGAGAAATTCAACTTAACGGCTGAAAAACCAGTTAATTTTGTATTCCATGGTGGTTCTGGTTCTTCTCCTGAAGAAATCGAAGAAGCAATTTCCTATGGTGCTATCAAAATGAACATCGATACAGATATGCAATGGGCTTTCTGGGACGGTGTAAGAAAATACGAAGCTAAAAACCACGATTACCTACAGGCGCAGATCGGTAACCCAGAAGGTGCTGATTCTCCAAACAAGAAATATTACGACCCTCGTGTTTGGTTGCGTAAAGGTGAAGAAGCTTTCGTTGAGCGTTTGGAACAAGCTTTTGCTGAATTGAACGCTGTAAATGCTACAGATAAAATTTAATTCTTAATCGAATTACAAGTATAATAAGGGAGCTTTCCATTGCGGAAAGCTCTCTTTTTTTGTCCTGTTATCGGCTTTAATCCTGACCTCATTCGAGGCATATTCGAGAACGCCGAATTGGGTAAAGGATTTCTCGAATATGCCTCGAATAATACCCGATGCGAAGTAAGTAGATTTCTCTCGGAATGTTGGAGGGTAAAAAGGTCTTTTGGCCATTTTATTCTCCTTATCATGGAAAATCTGAATCTGTTGAAAACAATTCCGGTATCAGCATACTAAGCTAAGTTTAAACTCGTATATATTAATAGGAATACCTTATAAGAGGGGTTAAGAAATTGTGAAGTAAGTCAAATGTAAAATTGTCCTTTATCACATGTTTTATGCTATATAATCCTTAATATTACAATAAGAAGCAAATAAGAATGTATAAGGATCGATTTATAAATTATTTAAAATTTGAGAAGCGGTATTCTGAACATACGATCATTGCTTATGAGCGTGAGATAGATGGGCTGTTCCAATTTTTGGAAGTCGAGTCCATGCCCTTTGAGGAAATTGACTATCGATTTTTGAGGTATTATTTTTCCAATTTAAAGGAGCAGGGCAAGGAGGCCACTTCGGTGAATCGGGCGATATCTTCATTGAAATCATTCTATAAATTTTTAATGCGCGAAGGTCTGGTCAAGCAGAATCCGATTGCCTTGATCAAATCCTTGAAAACAGCCAAGAAACTGCCCGTAGTCGTCGAGAAAGAAAAGATGATCAAGTTATTGGACCATATGAATTCATCGTCTGAGGATTTTGAGCAAATCCGTGATTTCATCGTTTTGGAACTCTTGTTCGGAACCGGTATTCGTTTGGCGGAATTGTTAAAAATAAAGGAGCAGGATATTGATTTTTATAATAAAAAAATACTTATATTCGGAAAAAGGAGCAAGGAGCGTTTTGTTCCCATACACCAAACATTGGCCAACGAATTGAGGAAGTATTTGGATTTGAAAAAAGCAAAAGATTTTCAAAACAAATCAACAGAATTGATCGTTAGCAAAGAAGGGAAGGAAGCTTATCCTAAACTGATATATCGAATTGTCAAGAAATACTTAAGTACGATCACTTCCCAAAAGAAAAGGAGTCCGCACGTATTGCGGCACAGCTTTGCAACCGCCCTGTTGGACAACGGCGCAGATTTAAATGCAATCAAGGAATTATTAGGTCATGCTGGGTTATCGGCAACACAAGTGTATACCCATAATTCGGCAGAACGTTTAAAATCAATTTATAAACAAGCTCATCCAAAAGCTTAAAAAAGGAGGAAAAATGAACATTACAGTGCAATCTATTAAATTTAATGCTGACAGTAAGCTAATCGAGTTCATTAAGAAGAAAGCGGAAAAACTAAATCAGTTCTTGGATAACATCATCGAAGGTGTATGTTATTTGCGACTGGAAAACGTAGAAGATGAAGCCAACAAAATAGTAGAACTTAAATTTAATGTTCCCGGCAATCAATTGTTTGCCAAAGCACAAGCTAAAAGTTTCGAGGAAGCAACGGATATTGCAATTGAATCTATTAGACGACAAATCAACAAACACAAAACCAAAACAAGAACTAATCTGAGTAATCACAAAGAAGTATTAAATCAAGAAGAAGAATTTTAACTACAATATTTAAAAACACGAAAAGGCTCCTGATGAGGGAGCCTTTTCGTGTTTTTAGACATTAGACAATAGACATCAGACATCAGACCGTTCTGGGGGTATATCTGGGATAGATGGGTGGATGGGTAAAGATTTAAGGTTCCGCAGGAAGTTTTGTTAGCACACTGCTATTCTGAACGATCAGTGAAGAATCTGTAGACTTTTTTTTTAAGGACGCTGTCATTCTGCACCGAAGGTGCAGGAACTGTACGCTATGTTGAACCAGGATGCCCTTCGCGTAGCTCAGGGAATGGGATGGGAGGATGGACCAAGATTTAAGGTTCCGCAGGAAGTTTTGTTAGCACACTGCTATTCTGAACGATCAGTGAAGAATCTGTAGACTTTTTTTAAGGAGGCTGTCATTCTGCACCGAAGGTGCAGGAACTGTACGCTATGTTGAACCAGGATGCCCTTCGCATAGCTCAGGGAAAGGGATGGGAGGATGGACCAAGATCGGGGTCTTGAACCAGGATGCCCTTCGCGTAGCTTAGGGAATGGGATGGGTGGATGGGTAAAGATCTAAGGTTCCGCAGGAAGTTTTGTTAGCACACTGCTATTCTGAACGATCAGTGAAGAATCTGTAGACTCTTTTTTTTAACGAGGCTGTCATTCTGCACCGAAGGTGCAGGAACTGTACGCTATGTTGAACCAGGATGCCCTTCGCATAGCTCAGGGTAGGGATGGGAGGATGGACCAAGATCGGGGTCTTGAACCAGGATGCCCTTCGCGTAGCTTAGGGAATGGGATGGGAGGATGGACCAAGATTTAAGGTTCCGCAGGAAGTTTTGCTAGCACACTGCTATTCTGAACGATCAGTGAAGAATCTGTAGACTTTTTTTTTAAGGAGGCTGTCATTCTGCACCGAAGGTGCAGGAACTGTACGCTATGTTGAACCAGGATGCCCTTCGCATAGCTCAGGGAATGGGATAGGAGGATGGACCAAGATCTGGTTTTGAACCAGGATGCCCTTCGCATAGCTTAGGGAATGGGATGGGAGGATGGGTAAAGATTTAAGGTTCCGCAGGAAGTTTTGTTAGCACACTGCTATTCTGAACGATCAGTGAAGAATCTGTAGACTCTTTTTTTAAAGGACGCTGTCATTCTGCACCGAAGGTTCAGGAACTGTACGCTATGTTGAACCAGGATGCCCTTCGCGTAGCTTAGGGAATGGGATGGGAGGATGGACCAAGATTTAAGGTTCCGCAGGAAGATTTGTTAGCACACTGCTATTCTGAACGATCAGTGAAGAATCTGTAGACTTTTTTTTTAAGGAGGCTGTCATTCTGCACCGAAGGTGCAGGAACTGTACGCTATGTTGAACCAGGATGCCCTTCGCATAGCTCAGGGTGCGGGAAGGGAGGATGGGCCAAGATCGGGGTCTTGAACCAAGATGCCCTTCGCGTAGCTCAGGGAATGGGATAGGAGGATGGACCAAGATCTGGTTTTGAGCCAGGATGCCCTTTGGCAGAGCTCATATTCTGGATATAAGAACAAGATAGTTAGCCAACTTTGAAAATTCTGTTGCCTTATGTCTTATATCTGTTAGTCTAAACTAAACAATATGTCTATTTTAATTTGGAATAATTCTTAACAATATTTAGATTTGTTCCAAATTAAAAGAGAGCACATGATTTGTCCATTAGCAAATTTTGAAGAGATTTTCCAAACTGAGGATGGGGCTGTATACCAATGTAGCCGTAGGAACTGTTATTGGTTAGATTTTCAAGGGTCTACAACTGCTTTTAGGGTTAGGGACTTTTTTGCTTTTAAGAAGAGGGTAGATGCCATTGATCTGGAAATGATGCTGAGCAATTCGGCTAGAGCATTTGATTTTGAGATCATTATGCCCTTCAGGACCGATAGTATCTTTGTTTTATCTGTGCAAGACATCATTAAATTAAAGGCTGTACTTTCTGGTGCGAAATTTATGATCGAGCTGAATAGCGAAATCAAAGCCTGCCTACAGGCCAAAGCCTTGATTGCCATTTAATATTCTTTATAATTATACTGATTCTAAATAGCTTAGCTAATATTATGGCTAATTTAGACTGAATTTGTATTACATATTTTTCCTACAATTTCTTTCGTTTAGCTTTATCTTTGTGTTAAGGAAATCGACATAAGGTTTCTTGTTATTACATAAAAAGGAAAATATATTATGAAAGATTTATTGAAATTAAAAACATCTATCTCAGAAGAGATTGAAAACATATTGAATGAACAAGTTAAAGTAGAAGCACACTCATCAGCATTGTATTTGGCAATGTCAGCATGGTGTGATGATCAAGGCTTGGACAATGCAGCAGATTTCTTTGCTAAACAATCAGATGAAGAGCGTACTCACATGCTAAAGATCTTCAAATACATCAGCGACCGCGGTGGACGTTCTATTTCACCTGAAATCACGAATGTACCAGTTGATTTTGAATCTTTCAGAGGTGTATTCGAGCAAACATTGGAGCAAGAGATGTTTGTAACGGAACAATTTAACAAGATCGCTGACAAATGTTTCAAAGCAAAAGATTTTGTAACATTCAACTTCATTCAATGGTTCCTAGAAGAGCAAGTAGAGGAAGAATACATTGCCAGACGCATCCTAGAACTATTCGACGTAATCGGCGAAGAAGGTACTGGACGTTGGGAAATTGACCGTCATTTAGTGAAAGTAACTTTCGATGGAGAATAAAATTCTTTAAAAAGTAAAAAAAAGGGGCTAACATCACATTTTAGCCCCTTTTTTTTATACAATTATTTTCAGTTTATACGTTTTAATAGTAAATTTCAGTTTATAGTTATTTAGTGAATTTTTAGATTGCCAATTTAGTCTATAGCTTTGTGAGAAATTACTGTTTAGGTATACTTATTTTGCTTCTAACATTTTTAGGATTTCATGAGCTCCATGCTCAAGAAGCCTTGAAAAATGTAGAAGGTGTGGTAGTTGACAGTACGGGGCTGGGGATGAAAGATGCATCGGTAAGGTTGATTAGCAATATCGATACCATGAGCACGACCACGGATGCAAATGGCTTCTACCAATTCAGGAATGTCAAAGGGAAAAACCTCAATATTTCCTATAGTATGTTGGGATACCAGATCGTAAACAAGAGTATTCCTACTACCGTATTCATCAATAAGATTTTCGTACCGCGAGTTGTACTATACCCACAGTCCACATTAATTCCCGAGGTTAGGGTAGTAAAAGTCATCCCTGTCGTGGATCGCGGGGATACGATCCAATTCAATATGTCCGCATTTTCTTTTCCTGAACATTCACTTCTTGAAGAGGCCATCAAGCAATTGCCAGGTTTTCAGGTCCTGCGTGATGGTACAACATATTATAATGGTCAATTGATTCGGGGAGTACGAGTGGATGGCAAGAAATTCTTTGGTGGTGACCTGCTGACTGCTACGCGAAACCTCCCTTCGGAGTTTGTAAAACAGGTTGAAGTCATCAATGACTATGGCGATCTCTCTATGGCAAAAGGTATTAAGACATCAGATCCGGAAAAGATCATCAATATTATCCTAGAGGAAGATAAGAAGCGGATTACCTTTGGGCAGGGAACGATTGGTGCGGGTACACGGGACCGATTTATCGGTAGTTTAGGTATCAATAAATTCAATGATGGTCAGGAAATGTCCATTATTGGTTCCTTGAACAATACGAATACCAGTCTATTCCTTTTTGGTTCGCCAGATGGAGCTGGAGGTAGAAATACGGACCTTTCTGAGGTGGGAGACTTTTCAGACCCTAATGATGGTTTGAACAAATTAGGGTCGCTAGGGATTTCTTTTACCGATAACCTAGGCGATAATATTACCTTGAATGGAGGATATTCCTATCAAAGTAAGTTTAACCTAACGGAAGGAAATTCTTTGTTGACCTCTTCATATGCAGGCTATAAGATCCACCGTTTCGAGAAGTACCAAAGCCGTTCCTATGATAACTTGCATACCTTGAATTTGGAGATGAATGCCAAGTTCAAAAATAACGATGTATTAAAGATCAATCCAAAAGTTGCCTATAATCGGGAGTATTTCTATAACCATAGAACGACGGATTTGACCAACCGAAGATTGCATGATATAGGTGAGAGACAGGATACGACCATCAATAGTA contains:
- a CDS encoding carboxypeptidase-like regulatory domain-containing protein; the protein is MKIHKNLLLLVMLLLGNITISFAQEIKGIVYDLETSKKLPDVLIKNLRTNDQVKTDLQGNFTIPGKMSDYLSLTAQGYDRDTAFIYQEGITRIYLVNDKSTITIDEVVVSKITDSRLTREIERAKNNSKAVETSTTRGGLRISPSRLFGKEAKQARASIDILEIEREQRNVDRVFTNDVILSLIPMERQDLLLFKDGYRPSYEFIKQASPEDLKAYILDSYAKFKKNKVEPIKQ
- the fbaA gene encoding class II fructose-bisphosphate aldolase codes for the protein MSLKDFKGVLTGDQVQELFEKAKEHKFALPAVNIIGTDSINAVMETAKKVNSPVIIQLSNGGAQFYAGKSLNNDNLQACILGAVSAAQHVHLLAEHYGVAVILHTDHAAKKLLPWIDGLLDAGEKFFAQHGKPLFSSHMLDLSEEPLEENIEISKKYLERMKPLGMTIEIELGVTGGEEDGVDNSDVDSSKLYTQPEEVAYAFEELSKVSDKFTVAAAFGNVHGVYKPGNVKLQPVILHNSQEYIREKFNLTAEKPVNFVFHGGSGSSPEEIEEAISYGAIKMNIDTDMQWAFWDGVRKYEAKNHDYLQAQIGNPEGADSPNKKYYDPRVWLRKGEEAFVERLEQAFAELNAVNATDKI
- a CDS encoding M1 family metallopeptidase, with protein sequence MNKSIIKISLGLLLAQAGILQSSFAQKVESKYDYKEAFKPGFYTQNGNVYRSASGKPGQLYWQNAASYDIKVSLDDKTHEVKGTVKIHYTNNSPDQLDFIWLQLEQNLFNQKSIGQAVVPLTNSRYGDAGSDFNGGYTISNVSGGGKADVKYSIDDTRMRIDLPTPLAANGGKTEISMDFSYIVPQYGADRTGILPTENGDIYAIAQWYPKVSVYDDVTGWNTLPYSGPGEFYLEYGDFNVEVTAPANHIVVLGGELLNPQEVWTKEQLERYNKAKSSDKTVIIRSQDEVTNKNSRPNKSTLTWKYRLENARDVAWASSKAFIIDGAQINLQDGKKALALSAYPKESNGGNAWERSTEYTKASIEYYSKKWHNYPYPVAVNVASNVGGMEYPAIVFCGSKAKAGSLWGVTDHEFGHIWFPMIVGSNERLYAWMDEGFNTFINDLSTEAFNNGEYFRRMGDRNAMAKALMHPNLEPIFTSPQGMKERNIGLLAYYKPGFALRILRDEVLGPERFDAAFRKYIDYWAYKHPTPNDFFRTIENETGENLNWFWRGWFLNNWSLDQAISDVSYVDLDPAKGSVITIENLQKMAMPVVVEATTASGKKVRKKLPVEVWERNTSWKFVLDTTEKLTSVKIDPDNVYPDINPENNNWTSK
- a CDS encoding DUF6686 family protein → MICPLANFEEIFQTEDGAVYQCSRRNCYWLDFQGSTTAFRVRDFFAFKKRVDAIDLEMMLSNSARAFDFEIIMPFRTDSIFVLSVQDIIKLKAVLSGAKFMIELNSEIKACLQAKALIAI
- a CDS encoding ArsC family reductase, with the translated sequence MLQVYGIKNCNTVKKAIDWLNENHKEYVFHDYKKEPATLNKLEEWEKEVSWEQLVNKKGTTWRKLSPEEQAAVKDAKSANAVLLGNNSMIKRPLIESPKGILLGFDEDEYKSKL
- a CDS encoding ferritin, which gives rise to MKDLLKLKTSISEEIENILNEQVKVEAHSSALYLAMSAWCDDQGLDNAADFFAKQSDEERTHMLKIFKYISDRGGRSISPEITNVPVDFESFRGVFEQTLEQEMFVTEQFNKIADKCFKAKDFVTFNFIQWFLEEQVEEEYIARRILELFDVIGEEGTGRWEIDRHLVKVTFDGE
- the raiA gene encoding ribosome-associated translation inhibitor RaiA, whose protein sequence is MNITVQSIKFNADSKLIEFIKKKAEKLNQFLDNIIEGVCYLRLENVEDEANKIVELKFNVPGNQLFAKAQAKSFEEATDIAIESIRRQINKHKTKTRTNLSNHKEVLNQEEEF
- a CDS encoding tyrosine-type recombinase/integrase; this translates as MYKDRFINYLKFEKRYSEHTIIAYEREIDGLFQFLEVESMPFEEIDYRFLRYYFSNLKEQGKEATSVNRAISSLKSFYKFLMREGLVKQNPIALIKSLKTAKKLPVVVEKEKMIKLLDHMNSSSEDFEQIRDFIVLELLFGTGIRLAELLKIKEQDIDFYNKKILIFGKRSKERFVPIHQTLANELRKYLDLKKAKDFQNKSTELIVSKEGKEAYPKLIYRIVKKYLSTITSQKKRSPHVLRHSFATALLDNGADLNAIKELLGHAGLSATQVYTHNSAERLKSIYKQAHPKA